From one Gossypium hirsutum isolate 1008001.06 chromosome D08, Gossypium_hirsutum_v2.1, whole genome shotgun sequence genomic stretch:
- the LOC107910496 gene encoding probable inactive purple acid phosphatase 29, with the protein MHYADGKTTPCLNVLPSQVHGCSDLNTSAFIQRMIQAGKPNLIVFTGDNIFGFEAKDSAKSLNAAFAPAIAAGIPWAAVLGNHDQQGTLSREGVMKHIVGLKHTLSQFNPSEAHIIDGFGNYNLEVGGVEGSGFANKSVLNLYFLDSGDYSTVPSIPGYGWIKPSQQLWFQRTSAKLQRLHEASMAKKSFAPGLVYFHIPLPEFASFDASNFTGVRQEGISSASINSGFFTTMVEAGDVKAVFTGHDHLNDFCGQMTGIQLCYAGGFGYHAYGKVGWSRRARVVVASLEKTDEGGWGAVKSIKTWKRLDDGHLTAIDEQVLWSKNLIPKV; encoded by the exons ATGCACTATGCTGATGGTAAAACAACGCCGTGTTTGAATGTGTTGCCTAGTCAGGTTCATGGTTGCTCTGATCTCAACACTAGTGCGTTTATCCAGCGCATGATCCAAGCTGGGAAACCAAATTTAATCGTTTTCACAG GGGATAACATCTTTGGATTCGAAGCCAAAGATTCAGCCAAATCATTAAATGCAGCATTTGCCCCTGCAATTGCTGCAGGGATTCCATGGGCTGCTGTATTGGGGAACCATGACCAGCAAGGCACCTTATCTAGGGAAGGGGTTATGAAACACATAGTGGGGTTGAAGCATACGCTGTCTCAATTCAATCCATCTGAAGCACATATCATAGATGGTTTTGGCAACTATAACCTGGAGGTGGGTGGGGTTGAAGGCTCTGGTTTTGCAAACAAATCAGTCCTCAACCTCTACTTCCTTGACAGTGGCGATTACTCCACGGTTCCTTCTATCCCTGGCTATGGCTGGATTAAACCCTCTCAACAGCTATGGTTTCAACGCACCTCTGCAAAACTTCAG CGCCTACATGAGGCCAGCATGGCTAAAAAATCATTTGCGCCAGGGCTTGTGTATTTTCACATCCCACTGCCTGAATTTGCTAGTTTCGATGCGTCTAACTTCACCGGGGTGAGACAAGAAGGGATTAGTTCGGCTTCTATAAACTCAGGCTTCTTCACAACAATGGTAGAAGCAGGCGATGTGAAGGCTGTTTTTACAGGCCACGATCACCTCAACGACTTTTGTGGTCAAATGACTGGAATACAATTGTGTTACGCTGGTGGTTTTGGGTATCACGCATATGGGAAAGTTGGGTGGTCAAGGAGAGCCAGGGTGGTGGTGGCATCCTTAGAGAAGACAGATGAAGGAGGTTGGGGGGCAGTGAAATCGATTAAGACATGGAAGCGCCTTGATGATGGGCATCTCACAGCCATTGATGAGCAGGTCCTGTGGAGTAAGAACTTAATTCCTAAAGTTTGA
- the LOC107907000 gene encoding uncharacterized protein, with translation MWDAVKENYSDLGNASQVFEIKLKLKDIRQGTLEVTYYYNNLKILWQELDMYYEADWGKGLEHNRFMVHLNNEHLYEFLAGLNRELDEVRGRILGRSPLPTIGEAFAEVRREEKRRLVMMGDSKKPKPMTPISNRLTEISGLISKGPQPQKQRARNDSGSTSPWCSHCNRVGDTKEKCFKLHGYPEKKQKDNKTSMLSSTTADDVLDVRLTKTQLETLHKILGTPTTHGSLATQGDSTLFHTYTPCHNKSRICIADGSYSPVAGIGEEQKSGRMIGTAKVDDGLYIWNKNSTQGGLALSTAKEDTIMLWHRRLGHPNFVYLKNIFRCYFEIKVLIP, from the exons ATGTGGGATGCAGTCAAAGAAAACTACTCAGATCTTGGAAATGCCTCCCAAGTATTTGAGATCAAGCTTAAGTTAAAGGACATCCGACAGGGAACACTCGAGGTAACTTACTACTAtaacaatttgaaaattttatggcaagaaCTGGATATGTATTATGAGGCAGATTGGGGTAAAGGCTTAGAACACAACAGGTTTATGGTCCATCTCAACAATGAACATCTTTATGAGTTTTTAGCAGGACTGAACCGTGAGTTAGATGAGGTCCGTGGCCGAATTCTGGGTAGATCACCTCTTCCAACGATCGGTGAAGCATTTGCAGaagttagaagagaagaaaagcgtCGTCTTGTCATGATGGGAGATTCAAAGAAACCTAAACCTATGACTCCAATTTCTAATCGTCTTACTGAAATCTCTGGTCTCATCTCCAAAGGTCCACAGCCACAAAAACAACGTGCTAGAAATGATTCTGGATCAACAAGTCCATGGTGTAGTCACTGCAATCGTGTTGGTGATACAAAAGAAAAATGCTTCAAACTCCATGGCTATCCTGAAAAAAAACAGAAGGATAATAAGACTTCCATGTTATCCTCCACTACTGCTGATGATGTTCTTGATGTTCGCTTAACCAAAACACAGCTTGAGACTCTCCATAAGATACTTGGTACTCCCACTACTCATGGATCTCTAGCAACTCAAG GTGACTCCACGTTGTTTCACACCTACACTCCTTGTCATAACAAATCTCGAATCTGCATAGCTGACGGTTCTTACTCACCTGTGGCTGGAATAGGAGAA GAACAGAAAtcggggaggatgattggcactgctaaagttgatgatggacTATATATTTGGAATAAAAACAGTACACAAGGGGGATTGGCTCTATCCACTGCAAAAGAGGACACTATTATGTTATGGCACCGTAGGTTAGGACatccaaactttgtgtatttgaaAAACATCTTCCGCTGTTATTTcgaaataaaagtattaattccttga
- the LOC107910484 gene encoding uncharacterized protein: MIESQTLHPAFQPGWDLEDIRLAFFKCTRWQVEETLDPINCPFHYFCDSVYPGHYPQVVDILVLLLATASYLATLVIMLIDISRRGRPCLSQSKRLFLPSGPLSLPLILLALAKGLRINILYPFSCIAPAILQLVQISSLAFDNGVDKDPRYAFLEASTISGILHASVYLDSIILPYYTGIDALASSTFSGECLSCMCRKQVLVAGGKLISYRGLSVTTFCVMGGLCLRIVCRLSTENKAKTLTIKSLLENLAWILITKDCVYLVANTRAEQPLLQAAAFGGILLLICLHGLKVLCIRITQSHR, translated from the coding sequence ATGATAGAGAGCCAAACTCTGCATCCAGCATTTCAACCGGGATGGGACCTAGAAGATATCCGCTTGGCCTTCTTCAAATGCACCCGATGGCAAGTAGAAGAAACTCTGGATCCAATCAACTGCCCCTTCCATTACTTTTGTGACAGCGTTTATCCCGGCCATTACCCGCAGGTCGTCGACATTCTCGTTCTTCTCCTCGCCACTGCTTCGTACCTTGCAACACTGGTCATCATGTTGATAGATATATCGAGAAGAGGGCGGCCTTGCTTGAGTCAGTCCAAGAGGTTGTTTCTGCCATCAGGTCCACTGTCACTCCCCTTAATCCTATTGGCATTAGCCAAGGGCTTGCGTATCAACATCTTATACCCTTTCTCCTGCATTGCTCCGGCAATTCTTCAACTGGTTCAAATTTCGTCTCTTGCGTTCGACAATGGAGTGGATAAGGACCCTAGGTACGCATTCTTGGAAGCTTCCACCATTTCGGGGATTCTGCATGCGAGTGTATACCTGGATTCCATCATCCTACCTTACTATACCGGTATCGATGCTCTGGCGTCGTCGACGTTTTCCGGTGAGTGCCTATCTTGTATGTGCCGTAAACAGGTTTTGGTTGCAGGGGGGAAGTTGATCTCTTACAGGGGATTATCAGTTACTACATTTTGTGTGATGGGAGGTTTGTGTTTAAGGATCGTTTGCAGACTGTCAACGGAGAACAAAGCAAAAACCTTAACTATCAAGTCCCTCTTGGAGAATTTAGCTTGGATCTTGATCACCAAAGATTGCGTTTATCTGGTGGCGAACACTCGGGCAGAACAACCGCTGCTTCAAGCTGCTGCTTTTGGTGGCATACTGCTATTAATTTGCCTTCATGGACTCAAGGTGTTATGCATTCGAATTACGCAATCGCACCGGTGA